Part of the Methylophaga nitratireducenticrescens genome is shown below.
CCTTATCGTCCGCCCAACTGTTCACGCTGGTCAGTAGTGTGATAAACAATGCAGTAGAGATCACCAATTTCCGTGAAGAAACAAAAGATAGTTGTAATTCAGGCAACATAATTCGGCTTTGGTAATAAAAAGAAAAAGCCAGATGCCCAAAGGCATCTGGCCATATTTCATCCATGAAACAGCAATGATTACTGGGCACCACCAAAAGCGGTATCCAGATCACGGTTGCTGGTGAACTTGGCAATCCCTGCTAACGCAGCAGCATTGGCACCGAAGAAATGACCTTCAGCGGTTCCACCCACACTACCATTTGCTAATGCACCACCAGAAAAGCTAGCATTCGAACTGTTAATAGCTGCATTAATAGCAATAGTAAGACCCGTTCTACTCATAGAACCAGACAGGTTTCCTGTACCGAAATTTGCATTCAACGTGCCTGTCAGCAGGTTACTACCGTTATAGTTATTAATACCATTGATGTTATATGACGCTAAGCCTGTTGTTGGCATCGTGGTATTTTGCGATTCACCTGCATAGTAAACGACTCTGGTAGGATCGTTGGTTGTGCCATTTTGTGACCATTCACCAAAATAGACTTCATTGCCCGAAATTTTGGCAAAGTCAAAATAACCAAGAGCGGCATGAGATGGTGGCATCATTGCTGGTGTAATGGTATTGATGCCATTAGAGTCATCAGCGACCATACTATCCAAACCGGTAAAACTCACCATCGCTCCAGAATAAAAGTCATTGACACCAACGCCTGGAGCGCCTTCTGTACCTGGATGGTCAATGCTTGTATCAGTTGTTCCACCCACGGTGATATCCCCGAGGTAACTCTGACCAGACACTGTTGTT
Proteins encoded:
- a CDS encoding Slam-dependent surface lipoprotein, whose protein sequence is MKITNKLSILALMLGLVSVAQADPTTVSGQSYLGDITVGGTTDTSIDHPGTEGAPGVGVNDFYSGAMVSFTGLDSMVADDSNGINTITPAMMPPSHAALGYFDFAKISGNEVYFGEWSQNGTTNDPTRVVYYAGESQNTTMPTTGLASYNINGINNYNGSNLLTGTLNANFGTGNLSGSMSRTGLTIAINAAINSSNASFSGGALANGSVGGTAEGHFFGANAAALAGIAKFTSNRDLDTAFGGAQ